The following proteins are co-located in the Magnetospirillum sp. WYHS-4 genome:
- a CDS encoding radical SAM protein — translation MPSNRAVQRRPLDPSKFRDPRLTAKGQDRAVVALTRLRCVWFNTGSLCNLNCHGCYMESGPTNDRLPFLSATEVRTYLDEIAACGLPVEEIGLTGGEPFMNKDILAILEDALERGFRVLVLTNAMQPFRFRREAVKALNERFPGRLTLRVSIDHPSPEGHEANRGDGSWDKMLENIRWMAGNGLSLAVAARTGWGEAPDVLRAGYAALFAHLGIPIDVTDPRRLVLFPEMDATQDVPEVSVQCWDILGVAPDSMMCATSRMVIKRKGADRPVVVPCTLLPYDPRFELGSELAGSAQAVSLNHPHCASFCALGRGACSV, via the coding sequence ATGCCCAGCAACCGGGCCGTCCAGCGGCGGCCGCTCGATCCGTCCAAGTTCCGCGATCCCCGGCTGACCGCCAAGGGCCAGGATCGGGCTGTGGTGGCGCTCACCCGCCTGCGGTGCGTCTGGTTCAATACCGGCAGTCTGTGTAATCTGAATTGTCACGGCTGCTACATGGAATCGGGTCCCACCAACGACCGTTTGCCGTTTCTGTCGGCGACCGAGGTCCGGACCTATCTGGACGAGATCGCCGCTTGCGGCCTGCCGGTCGAGGAGATCGGGCTCACGGGCGGCGAGCCCTTCATGAACAAGGACATCCTTGCCATCCTGGAAGACGCGCTGGAGCGCGGCTTCCGCGTCCTGGTGCTGACCAACGCCATGCAGCCCTTCCGGTTCCGCCGCGAAGCGGTGAAGGCCCTGAACGAGAGGTTTCCCGGCCGGCTGACGCTTCGGGTTTCCATCGACCACCCGAGCCCTGAAGGGCACGAGGCCAACCGGGGCGACGGCTCCTGGGACAAGATGCTGGAAAATATCAGGTGGATGGCTGGTAATGGTCTTTCCCTGGCCGTCGCGGCCCGCACCGGCTGGGGCGAGGCGCCCGACGTTCTGCGCGCCGGCTACGCGGCACTGTTCGCCCACCTGGGCATCCCCATCGACGTTACCGATCCACGCCGGCTGGTGTTGTTCCCCGAGATGGATGCGACCCAGGACGTCCCTGAAGTCTCGGTGCAATGCTGGGATATCTTGGGCGTCGCCCCCGACAGCATGATGTGCGCCACCTCGCGCATGGTCATCAAACGCAAGGGTGCCGACCGTCCGGTGGTCGTGCCCTGCACCCTGCTGCCCTACGATCCCCGCTTCGAACTGGGGTCCGAGCTTGCCGGCTCGGCCCAGGCCGTCTCCCTCAACCATCCCCACTGTGCCAGCTTCTGTGCGCTGGGCCGTGGGGCCTGTTCGGTGTGA
- a CDS encoding potassium transporter Kup — protein MTMPSQEDSPESNAGRAVGLMFAAIGVVFGDIGTSPLYAIKETFGGPHPLPIDRLHMMGILSLVFWTIASIVTIKYVTVMMRADNRGEGGSLALLALVGKAVEKRPDLGPVVAALGIFAAALFYGDSMITPAISVLSAVEGLEVAKPELGRFIIPITIAILISLFAIQKHGTGTVGKLFGPVMTLWFLVLLVLGVRNIAAMPYVLTAISPHHAFMFVLAHPWTAFVALGSVVLAVTGAEALYTDMGHFGRLPIRLGWYILVLPALVLNYFGQGALLLKTPGAIENPFFLMAPQWALLPLVGLATAATVIASQAVISGAFSVTRQAIQLGYLPRMNIIHTSESEIGQVYIPFLNWVLMIAVAALVFGFGTSSNLAAAYGVAVTGTMLIDSVLIGMVMLLIWNWSPRKALPFIVLFAAVDLALFSANSLKIPYGGWFPLAVASVVFLLLTTWKKGRALLNRRLRRDALLLEDFLKTLSNNIPRVSGTAMFLTGTPEAVPPALLHNLKHNKVLHERVVFLTARIEEVPTVSEERRIVSEDLDNGFRRLVIRYGFMEEPNITRTLMHAHQAQLGFFFVPLATSYFLSREMLVPSPQPGMVMWRERLFAWMSRMAATPMDFFHLPHNCVVEMGTQVEI, from the coding sequence ATGACCATGCCCTCCCAGGAGGACTCTCCCGAGTCCAACGCCGGCCGCGCCGTCGGCCTCATGTTCGCCGCCATCGGCGTGGTGTTCGGCGACATCGGCACCAGTCCGCTCTATGCCATCAAGGAAACCTTCGGCGGGCCGCATCCCCTTCCCATCGACAGGCTGCACATGATGGGCATCCTGTCCCTTGTCTTCTGGACCATCGCCAGCATCGTCACGATCAAATACGTGACGGTGATGATGCGTGCCGACAACCGCGGCGAAGGCGGCAGCCTGGCGCTGCTGGCCCTGGTCGGCAAGGCGGTGGAGAAGCGGCCCGACCTGGGGCCGGTGGTGGCGGCATTGGGTATTTTCGCCGCCGCCCTGTTCTACGGCGATTCCATGATCACCCCGGCGATCTCGGTGCTCAGCGCCGTCGAAGGCCTGGAGGTCGCCAAGCCCGAACTGGGCCGCTTCATCATCCCGATCACCATCGCCATCCTGATTTCGCTCTTCGCCATCCAGAAGCATGGCACCGGGACGGTGGGCAAGTTGTTCGGCCCAGTGATGACGCTTTGGTTTCTCGTCCTGCTGGTACTGGGGGTCCGCAATATCGCCGCCATGCCCTATGTCCTGACCGCCATCAGTCCGCACCACGCCTTCATGTTCGTCCTAGCCCACCCCTGGACCGCTTTCGTCGCCCTGGGTTCGGTGGTGCTGGCGGTGACGGGCGCCGAAGCGCTCTATACCGACATGGGGCATTTCGGCCGCTTGCCCATCCGGCTGGGCTGGTACATCCTGGTACTGCCCGCCCTGGTGCTCAACTACTTCGGCCAGGGGGCGCTGCTTCTGAAGACTCCCGGCGCCATCGAGAATCCCTTCTTCCTCATGGCCCCGCAATGGGCACTGCTGCCCCTGGTGGGGCTGGCGACGGCAGCCACGGTGATCGCCTCGCAGGCGGTCATCTCCGGCGCCTTTTCGGTGACCCGCCAAGCCATCCAGCTGGGATATCTGCCGCGTATGAACATCATCCATACCTCGGAAAGCGAGATCGGGCAGGTCTACATCCCTTTCCTCAACTGGGTGTTGATGATCGCCGTCGCGGCGCTGGTCTTCGGCTTCGGCACCTCCAGCAACTTGGCCGCCGCCTACGGTGTGGCGGTCACCGGAACGATGCTGATCGACTCCGTCCTCATCGGCATGGTTATGCTGCTGATCTGGAATTGGAGCCCCCGCAAGGCTCTGCCTTTCATCGTCCTGTTCGCCGCCGTCGACTTGGCGTTGTTTTCCGCCAACTCGTTGAAAATTCCCTATGGCGGCTGGTTTCCGCTGGCGGTGGCTTCCGTGGTCTTCCTGCTCCTCACCACCTGGAAGAAGGGCCGCGCTCTGCTGAACCGCCGATTGAGGCGGGACGCCCTGCTCCTGGAAGACTTCCTGAAGACCCTGTCGAACAACATCCCCAGGGTCAGCGGCACCGCCATGTTTCTCACCGGAACGCCGGAGGCGGTCCCCCCGGCACTGCTGCATAACCTCAAGCACAACAAGGTGCTGCACGAACGGGTGGTCTTCCTCACCGCCCGCATCGAGGAGGTGCCCACCGTTTCCGAAGAACGCCGGATCGTGTCGGAAGACCTGGACAACGGCTTCCGCCGCCTGGTCATCCGCTACGGCTTCATGGAAGAACCCAACATCACCCGCACGCTGATGCATGCCCATCAGGCACAGCTGGGGTTCTTCTTCGTGCCGCTGGCGACTTCCTATTTCCTCAGCCGCGAAATGCTGGTCCCCAGTCCGCAACCAGGCATGGTGATGTGGCGCGAACGCCTGTTCGCCTGGATGTCGCGTATGGCGGCCACGCCCATGGATTTCTTCCACCTGCCCCACAACTGCGTGGTAGAGATGGGAACCCAGGTGGAGATATGA
- a CDS encoding ABC transporter ATP-binding protein — translation MTLLEARGLHVYYGESHILHGVDLLIAAGEAVALLGRNGMGKTTTVRALMGLTHPRRGFVRWLGEDITAAPPFRRARSGLGLVPEGRGIFPNLTVDETLAVAARPGGEWTREAVLGLFPRLAERRHHPAGRLSGGEQQMLAIGRALTTHPRLLILDEATEGLAPLVREEIWAVLRRLHAAGLAILVIDKDLETLLGLVDRCAILEKGRIVWDGSTADLAARPDVHLRYLGV, via the coding sequence ATGACCCTTCTGGAAGCCCGGGGCCTGCATGTCTACTACGGGGAAAGCCACATCCTGCACGGCGTCGACCTGCTCATCGCGGCGGGGGAAGCGGTAGCCCTGCTGGGGCGCAACGGCATGGGCAAGACGACGACGGTGCGCGCCCTGATGGGCCTGACGCACCCGCGCCGGGGATTTGTGCGGTGGTTGGGAGAGGACATCACGGCCGCCCCTCCCTTCCGCCGTGCCCGCTCGGGCCTGGGCCTGGTGCCCGAGGGGCGAGGCATCTTCCCCAACCTGACCGTCGACGAGACCCTGGCGGTGGCAGCCCGGCCCGGCGGGGAATGGACGCGGGAAGCGGTGCTCGGCCTCTTTCCGCGCTTGGCGGAACGGCGCCATCACCCGGCCGGCAGGCTGTCCGGGGGCGAGCAACAGATGTTGGCCATCGGCCGCGCCCTGACCACCCATCCGAGGCTACTGATTCTGGACGAAGCCACGGAGGGTCTCGCACCTTTGGTGCGGGAGGAGATCTGGGCGGTGCTGCGCCGTCTGCATGCGGCCGGCCTGGCGATCCTGGTCATCGACAAGGATTTGGAGACCTTGCTGGGGCTGGTCGACCGCTGCGCCATCCTGGAAAAGGGCCGCATCGTCTGGGATGGATCGACCGCCGACTTGGCTGCGCGTCCGGACGTCCATCTGAGATATTTGGGAGTTTAG
- a CDS encoding 1-acyl-sn-glycerol-3-phosphate acyltransferase: MTRVLRRGALFLGLTGLLLPVYLAVLPFGARRRVAALWFSGCCDILGIALRVSGRPSEAAGTLYVANHASYLDILVLGRLLDAAFVAKAEVARWPLFGIIAHLGGTVFVSRRRAAAGKESERMAARLSGGERLVLFPEGTSSDGNRVLPFRSGLFAATEGRRMVQPVSLAYTRHGDGRPLAAEDRPAFSWFGDMELLPHLIGVLGRDGVEVEVLFHPPVAASAFADRKTLAGRCEATVGGGLDDLLAGRRRGAALLPGERPVEPCTSGIYAIG, from the coding sequence GTGACCAGGGTCCTGCGCCGTGGGGCGCTGTTCCTCGGCCTGACCGGTCTTCTATTGCCGGTCTACCTGGCGGTGCTTCCTTTCGGCGCCCGGCGGCGTGTCGCCGCGCTCTGGTTTTCCGGCTGTTGCGACATCCTGGGGATTGCGCTCCGGGTTTCCGGCCGGCCGTCGGAGGCCGCCGGAACGCTCTACGTTGCCAACCATGCCTCCTACCTGGACATCCTGGTGCTGGGGCGGTTGCTGGACGCCGCCTTCGTCGCCAAGGCCGAGGTGGCCCGCTGGCCCTTGTTCGGGATTATCGCCCATCTTGGGGGAACGGTCTTCGTTTCCCGGCGCCGTGCCGCCGCCGGCAAGGAAAGCGAGCGGATGGCGGCCCGCCTGTCGGGCGGCGAGCGTCTCGTCCTGTTCCCGGAAGGTACCAGCAGCGACGGCAATCGGGTTCTGCCCTTCCGCAGCGGCCTGTTCGCGGCGACCGAAGGGCGCCGGATGGTACAGCCGGTCTCTCTCGCCTACACCCGCCACGGCGACGGCCGGCCCCTGGCGGCCGAAGACCGTCCGGCCTTCTCCTGGTTCGGCGACATGGAGCTCCTGCCGCATCTGATCGGCGTCCTGGGGCGCGATGGCGTCGAAGTGGAAGTCCTGTTCCATCCGCCCGTTGCGGCATCCGCCTTCGCCGACCGCAAGACCCTGGCCGGCCGCTGCGAGGCGACGGTTGGCGGTGGCCTGGACGACCTGCTGGCCGGCCGGCGGCGCGGCGCGGCCTTATTGCCCGGCGAACGGCCGGTGGAACCTTGTACCTCAGGGATATACGCCATCGGTTGA
- a CDS encoding branched-chain amino acid ABC transporter permease, with translation MRAPAIHGAILALLLALPLTVGEFGLTLGAKLAAMALFAMSLDLLVGTVGLVSLGHAAYLGLAAYAAALLPPGFASLPAAVAAAGLAALVIGALCLRASGVYFIMATLAFAQMAFTFVQGASVLGGSDGLLIDARPLLVKDAAAFYLFSVAVLAAGYGLLAWVVRSPFGRKLAGIRMNEARMASLGYATYRLKLAAFVIAGAVAGLAGWLMAYQAEYVSPGLLDWRLSGLALMMVILGGKGTLYGPAIGAAALVLLEEVLSDLTAHWMLGMGLFVILAVILLPRGLAGLRRHHG, from the coding sequence GTGCGCGCCCCGGCGATCCACGGTGCGATTCTCGCCCTGCTGCTGGCCCTGCCGCTCACGGTGGGCGAGTTCGGGCTCACCCTGGGTGCCAAGCTGGCCGCCATGGCGCTGTTCGCCATGAGCCTCGATCTGCTGGTCGGCACCGTCGGCCTGGTCAGCCTGGGCCATGCCGCCTACCTGGGCCTGGCCGCCTACGCCGCCGCCCTGCTGCCGCCGGGCTTCGCCTCCCTGCCCGCCGCCGTGGCCGCCGCCGGTCTGGCGGCACTGGTCATCGGCGCACTCTGCCTCCGGGCATCGGGAGTCTACTTCATCATGGCGACCCTGGCCTTCGCCCAGATGGCCTTCACTTTCGTCCAGGGGGCCTCCGTCCTGGGCGGGTCCGACGGGCTGCTGATCGATGCCCGCCCCCTCCTGGTGAAGGATGCCGCCGCCTTCTACCTGTTCAGCGTCGCCGTCCTCGCCGCCGGCTACGGGCTGCTGGCCTGGGTGGTGCGATCCCCTTTTGGCCGCAAGCTGGCCGGCATCCGGATGAACGAGGCACGCATGGCCTCGCTCGGCTACGCCACCTACCGTCTGAAACTCGCCGCCTTCGTCATCGCCGGGGCGGTGGCCGGGCTGGCCGGATGGCTGATGGCCTATCAGGCCGAATACGTGTCGCCGGGGCTGCTGGACTGGCGCCTGTCAGGCCTGGCGCTGATGATGGTGATCCTGGGCGGCAAGGGAACCTTGTACGGCCCGGCTATTGGCGCCGCCGCCCTGGTGCTGCTGGAGGAAGTCCTGTCCGATCTCACCGCCCACTGGATGCTGGGAATGGGGCTGTTCGTCATCCTGGCGGTGATTTTGCTGCCGCGCGGCCTGGCGGGCCTGCGGAGGCATCATGGCTGA
- the apaG gene encoding Co2+/Mg2+ efflux protein ApaG, producing MPLQQLQTASPYVSTTHGITVSVEPSYLAEQSDPEAQHFVWAYHVRIENHSSGPVRLLTRYWKITDARGTVREVHGDGVVGEQPTLAPGESFEYTSGTPLPTPSGIMVGTYGMTTESGQPIEVAIPAFSLDSPHERRQVH from the coding sequence ATGCCTCTCCAGCAATTGCAGACAGCATCGCCCTACGTCTCGACCACCCACGGCATCACCGTGTCCGTCGAGCCTTCCTACCTGGCCGAACAGTCGGACCCCGAGGCCCAGCATTTCGTCTGGGCCTACCACGTGCGCATCGAAAACCACAGCAGCGGCCCGGTCCGCCTGCTCACCCGCTACTGGAAGATCACCGACGCCCGCGGCACGGTGCGCGAGGTCCATGGCGACGGCGTGGTCGGCGAACAGCCGACCCTGGCGCCCGGCGAGTCCTTCGAATACACCAGCGGCACCCCCTTGCCGACCCCGTCGGGCATCATGGTCGGCACCTACGGCATGACCACGGAAAGCGGTCAGCCCATCGAAGTGGCCATTCCCGCCTTCTCCCTGGATAGCCCGCATGAACGGCGGCAGGTTCATTAG
- a CDS encoding response regulator, producing MAAYNLERLNFLIVDDNRHMRMLVKTILHALGAKNVVEAEDGADAFREMRTFPADIVICDWNMEPLDGLDFVRLVRTGKDSPNPFVPIIMLTGHTEMNRVVEARDAGVNEFMAKPISARALFARIQQIIEKPRPFVRTKRYFGPDRRRKIKGNYNGPERRKEGMPSSSESAGALSQDEINKLLNG from the coding sequence ATGGCGGCCTACAATCTGGAACGCTTGAACTTCCTGATCGTCGACGACAACCGGCACATGCGCATGCTGGTGAAGACGATCTTGCACGCCCTGGGCGCCAAGAACGTGGTCGAGGCCGAGGACGGCGCCGACGCCTTCCGCGAGATGCGCACCTTCCCAGCCGACATCGTGATCTGCGACTGGAACATGGAACCCCTGGACGGACTCGACTTCGTGCGCCTGGTCCGCACGGGCAAGGACAGCCCCAACCCTTTCGTACCGATCATCATGCTGACCGGCCACACGGAAATGAACCGGGTGGTCGAAGCCCGCGATGCCGGGGTCAACGAGTTCATGGCCAAGCCCATCTCGGCCCGCGCCCTGTTCGCCCGCATCCAGCAGATCATCGAAAAGCCCCGGCCTTTCGTGCGCACGAAGCGCTATTTCGGCCCCGACCGCCGACGCAAGATCAAGGGCAACTACAATGGCCCGGAACGTCGCAAGGAAGGAATGCCGAGTTCCAGCGAATCGGCCGGGGCCCTCAGCCAGGACGAAATCAACAAGCTGCTGAACGGCTAA
- a CDS encoding GNAT family N-acetyltransferase: protein MQSMRFGNFEVRLAETALDLDAAQALRYHVFYDEMGARPTPEMERLRRDFDRFDELCDHLLVIDIDQREASPFVVGTYRLRRRSALGRGQGFYTAGEFDLGPLMSCTGEVMELGRSCVHPAYRGGAVMQILWRGLAEYVFRHEVGWMFGCASFPGIDPAAHAQAFSYLHHCHRAPRQLRPSALGPQAVDMDLLPRRDLDEKAAKAALPPLVKGYLRLGGMVGEGAVIDTQFNTIDVCVVVETAQVTGRYLKHYASRPTGEEARP from the coding sequence ATGCAGTCCATGCGATTCGGGAACTTCGAGGTCCGCTTGGCGGAAACCGCCCTGGACCTGGATGCGGCACAGGCGCTCCGCTACCATGTCTTCTACGACGAGATGGGCGCCCGGCCGACGCCGGAAATGGAACGCCTGCGGCGCGACTTCGACCGCTTCGACGAACTTTGCGACCACCTACTGGTGATCGACATCGATCAGCGCGAGGCCTCGCCTTTCGTGGTCGGCACCTACCGCCTGCGGCGGCGTTCCGCCCTGGGACGCGGGCAGGGATTCTACACGGCCGGGGAATTCGACCTTGGGCCTCTGATGTCTTGCACCGGCGAGGTGATGGAACTGGGCCGGTCCTGCGTCCATCCCGCCTATCGGGGCGGGGCCGTGATGCAGATCCTCTGGCGCGGCTTGGCCGAGTACGTGTTCCGCCACGAGGTGGGCTGGATGTTCGGCTGCGCCAGCTTCCCCGGCATCGATCCGGCGGCCCACGCCCAGGCCTTCAGCTATCTGCACCATTGCCACCGGGCGCCGCGCCAGTTGCGGCCGAGCGCGCTGGGGCCGCAGGCGGTGGACATGGACCTGTTGCCGCGGCGCGATCTGGACGAGAAGGCGGCCAAGGCGGCCCTGCCTCCCTTGGTCAAGGGCTATCTGCGGTTGGGTGGAATGGTCGGCGAAGGTGCGGTGATCGACACGCAATTCAACACCATCGACGTTTGCGTGGTTGTCGAGACCGCCCAGGTTACCGGGCGCTACCTCAAGCACTACGCCAGCCGTCCGACGGGCGAGGAGGCCCGGCCGTGA
- a CDS encoding Do family serine endopeptidase — MPALHVVLAVLAVLATALPALAGLPMLDEKRGVLTIAPVVEKATPAVVNISVATREAADSNPLYQDPFFRRFFGAPERQERDSMSAGSGVIVDAAKGYVLTNHHVVEGASDVTVTLKDGRALKAKLVGSDPETDIALLQVKADRLQALPFGSSDSLQVGDLVIAIGNPFGLGQTVTSGIVSALGRSGLGIEGYEDFIQTDASINPGNSGGALIDSRGELVGINTAILGPSGGNIGIGFAVPVAMARSVMDQLAQNGQVRRGIIGVAIQDVTPEIAEAMGLARHGGALVTKVEKGTSAEAAGLKQGDVIIALDARPIKDAGDLRNRVGMMRVGDAVEVVYLRGGRELRAVMKVGARKAAADARPDAKAGKDGDIPVYRFAGARFAPLLPGAPGFGIVEGVLVLQIDPAGKAAAAGLAQGDIVVAVDRQPVRNPLEMAAAVDRLEGPVPLAVLRNGSRLSIVVR, encoded by the coding sequence ATGCCCGCACTCCACGTTGTTCTCGCCGTCCTGGCCGTTCTCGCCACAGCCCTACCCGCCCTGGCCGGCCTGCCCATGCTGGACGAAAAGCGCGGAGTGCTGACCATTGCCCCGGTGGTCGAGAAGGCCACGCCCGCCGTAGTCAACATCTCGGTGGCGACCCGCGAGGCCGCCGATAGCAACCCCCTCTACCAGGACCCCTTCTTCCGCCGCTTCTTCGGCGCCCCGGAGCGTCAGGAAAGGGATTCCATGAGCGCCGGCTCGGGCGTCATCGTCGATGCCGCCAAAGGCTACGTGCTGACCAACCATCATGTGGTGGAAGGCGCCTCCGACGTCACGGTCACCCTGAAGGACGGCCGGGCCCTGAAGGCCAAGCTGGTGGGCAGCGATCCGGAAACCGATATCGCCCTGCTGCAAGTCAAGGCAGACCGCCTCCAGGCCCTGCCCTTCGGCAGTTCCGACAGCCTGCAGGTGGGCGATCTGGTGATCGCCATCGGTAATCCCTTCGGCCTGGGCCAGACGGTAACCTCGGGCATCGTCAGCGCCCTGGGGCGTAGCGGCCTCGGCATCGAGGGCTACGAGGATTTCATCCAGACCGACGCCTCGATCAACCCCGGCAACTCGGGCGGCGCGCTGATCGATTCGCGGGGCGAACTGGTAGGGATCAACACCGCCATCCTGGGCCCCAGCGGCGGCAACATCGGCATCGGCTTCGCGGTGCCGGTCGCCATGGCGCGCTCCGTGATGGACCAGTTGGCCCAGAACGGCCAAGTACGGCGCGGCATCATCGGCGTCGCCATCCAGGACGTCACGCCCGAGATCGCCGAAGCCATGGGGTTGGCGCGACATGGCGGCGCCCTGGTCACCAAGGTGGAAAAAGGCACTTCGGCCGAGGCGGCCGGACTCAAACAGGGCGACGTCATCATCGCGCTGGATGCTCGCCCGATCAAGGATGCCGGCGATTTACGCAACCGCGTCGGCATGATGCGGGTGGGCGACGCGGTGGAGGTCGTCTACCTGAGGGGAGGCCGGGAACTCCGGGCCGTGATGAAGGTCGGGGCGCGCAAGGCCGCCGCCGACGCCCGGCCCGACGCCAAAGCCGGCAAGGACGGAGACATTCCCGTCTACCGGTTCGCCGGGGCCCGCTTCGCCCCCCTGCTGCCGGGAGCACCCGGATTCGGCATCGTGGAAGGCGTCCTGGTGCTGCAGATCGACCCGGCCGGCAAGGCGGCGGCGGCCGGACTCGCCCAGGGCGATATCGTGGTCGCGGTGGACCGCCAGCCGGTGCGAAATCCGCTGGAGATGGCCGCCGCCGTGGATCGCCTTGAAGGGCCGGTACCCCTGGCCGTGCTAAGAAACGGTTCCCGCTTATCCATCGTAGTTCGCTGA
- the folE gene encoding GTP cyclohydrolase I FolE has translation MTVVDAEGVLNPSGVALPSRAEAEEAVRVLLRWAGDDPDREGLRDTPSRVVKAYEEYFQGYAADPVEHLKRTFEEVDGYDEMVLLRDIRFESHCEHHMAPIIGRAHIAYLPHRRVVGISKLARLVEIFAKRLTIQEKMTAQIANTLNDILQPEGVAVVIEAAHQCMTTRGVHKPGVTMVTSRMLGAFRDNSSTRREFMAAIGSPRGGNGGLV, from the coding sequence TTGACCGTCGTCGATGCCGAAGGCGTGCTGAACCCTTCCGGCGTCGCTCTGCCCAGCCGCGCGGAAGCGGAGGAGGCGGTGCGGGTGCTGCTCCGCTGGGCCGGCGACGACCCGGACCGCGAGGGCCTTCGGGATACGCCGTCACGGGTAGTCAAGGCCTATGAGGAGTATTTCCAGGGCTACGCCGCCGATCCAGTCGAGCACCTCAAGCGCACCTTCGAGGAAGTGGACGGCTACGACGAGATGGTCCTCCTGAGGGATATCCGCTTCGAATCCCACTGCGAGCATCACATGGCGCCGATCATCGGCCGCGCCCACATCGCCTACCTGCCGCACCGCCGGGTGGTCGGCATCAGCAAACTGGCCCGTCTGGTGGAAATCTTCGCCAAGCGTCTGACCATCCAGGAAAAGATGACCGCCCAGATCGCCAACACGCTGAACGATATCCTGCAGCCGGAAGGCGTGGCCGTGGTCATCGAGGCGGCGCACCAGTGCATGACGACGCGCGGCGTCCACAAGCCGGGCGTCACCATGGTGACCAGCCGCATGCTGGGCGCCTTCCGCGACAATTCCTCGACCCGGCGCGAGTTCATGGCGGCCATCGGCAGCCCGCGTGGGGGCAATGGGGGGCTAGTCTGA
- a CDS encoding ABC transporter ATP-binding protein, protein MAEVLLETVGLSRAFGGLHAVADLSLRVEAGRVHAVIGPNGAGKTTLVNLLSGHLAPTAGRVLLEGRDIAGLPPYRIARLGVGRIFQRTSLFAEATCLENCCLGAGGGRDAIGRARAALDLCDLGDLAEVRADRLSHGAARQLEIALMLSAGPRLLLLDEPLAGMGAEESVRTTALLKKLAGDRTLVLIEHDMDAVFALADTVTVMVDGRAIATGNPAAVRNDPAVQRAYLGHPA, encoded by the coding sequence ATGGCTGAGGTCTTGCTGGAAACCGTGGGCCTTTCGCGTGCCTTCGGCGGCCTGCATGCGGTCGCGGATCTGTCCTTGCGTGTCGAAGCCGGCCGCGTCCACGCGGTGATCGGCCCCAACGGCGCCGGAAAGACCACCCTGGTCAATCTGCTGTCCGGCCACCTCGCCCCGACGGCCGGACGCGTCCTCCTGGAAGGCCGCGACATCGCCGGCCTGCCGCCCTACCGCATCGCCCGCCTGGGGGTGGGACGTATCTTCCAGCGTACCAGCCTCTTCGCCGAGGCCACCTGCCTGGAGAACTGTTGCCTCGGTGCGGGCGGCGGGCGGGACGCCATCGGCCGGGCCCGTGCGGCCCTCGATCTCTGCGATCTGGGCGACCTGGCGGAGGTGCGCGCCGACCGCCTCAGCCATGGTGCCGCCCGTCAGCTCGAAATCGCCCTCATGCTGTCCGCCGGGCCGCGCCTGCTGCTGCTGGACGAGCCCCTGGCCGGCATGGGTGCCGAGGAATCGGTTCGCACCACCGCCCTGCTGAAAAAACTCGCCGGCGACCGCACCCTGGTGCTGATCGAACACGACATGGATGCCGTCTTCGCCTTGGCGGATACTGTCACGGTGATGGTGGACGGCCGGGCCATCGCCACCGGCAATCCGGCGGCGGTGCGCAACGACCCGGCCGTGCAGCGGGCTTACCTGGGGCATCCGGCATGA